A genomic region of Arachis hypogaea cultivar Tifrunner chromosome 5, arahy.Tifrunner.gnm2.J5K5, whole genome shotgun sequence contains the following coding sequences:
- the LOC112803676 gene encoding putative F-box protein At3g16210: protein MANHSNQIPNDLALEILAKLPVKSLKRFNCVQKSWLNLLENPDFKSMYYENLKSKSAPSSPLLLWRECSKSTGNIYENNVHLLSGKRYENIVTLVMPSLFEGYDDSSCVLDCVNGIICHYVEGGTDIEIGFWNPKTDEHKIIPPSIIINDEPGFHGHVTVQGFGYDNMNDDYKVIHCAYYMYVYNGIFLEEPTLRIWQIYSLKNNCWKKLDLEMTKTTNINKASVAYLNGVCHWWGSEFATNGFEEQVLVSFNLSTETFQTTSIVWLQINDAHPTRSLVVLNESVTLISSFDEDSRIEMSILGEVGVKESWVKLFTFTLGPFSDLRIPTVRMGNKCDIIFFIRNDSNELASFDVITGKVIHNINIKTLMFSTWIYKESLLSFTKEIN, encoded by the coding sequence atggcAAATCACAGCAATCAGATTCCTAATGATCTTGCATTGGAAATTCTAGCAAAATTACCTGTTAAATCTTTGAAGCGATTTAATTGTGTGCAAAAGTCTTGGCTAAATTTACTTGAGAATCCTGATTTTAAGAGCATGTACTATGAGaatttaaaatctaaatctgCTCCTTCATCGCCTCTGCTTCTATGGAGAGAGTGTTCCAAAAGCACTGGAAACATTTATGAAAATAATGTACATTTGCTTTCTGGAAAGAGATATGAAAATATAGTTACATTAGTTATGCCAAGTCTGTTTGAGGGGTATGATGATTCTAGCTGTGTTTTAGACTGTGTTAATGGCATTATATGTCACTATGTAGAAGGTGGTACTGATATAGAAATAGGATTTTGGAACCCTAAAACCGACGAACATAAAATTATTCCTCCGAGTATTATTATTAATGATGAGCCCGGCTTTCATGGTCATGTAACAGTTCAGGGTTTTGGTTATGATAATATGAATGATGACTATAAAGTGATTCATTGTGCATATTATATGTATGTTTATAAtggaatattcttagaagagccTACTCTAAGAATTTGGCAAATTTATAGTCTAAAAAATAATTGTTGGAAGAAGCTTGATCTTGAAATGACTAAGACGACAAATATAAATAAAGCTTCTGTAGCGTACTTGAATGGAGTATGCCATTGGTGGGGTAGCGAGTTTGCCACTAATGGATTCGAAGAACAGGTACTTGTGTCATTTAATCTTAGCACCGAAACGTTTCAAACTACATCAATTGTTTGGCTACAAATAAATGATGCTCACCCTACGAGATCTTTGGTAGTGCTCAACGAGTCTGTTACTCTGATTTCTTCTTTTGATGAGGATAGTCGCATTGAAATGTCCATTTTGGGTGAAGTTGGTGTGAAAGAATCTTGGGTAAAACTTTTCACATTTACACTTGGACCTTTCTCCGATCTTCGTATACCAACCGTGAGAATGGGCAACAAAtgtgatataatattttttatcagaaATGACAGCAATGAATTGGCTTCTTTTGATGTCATCACGGGCAAAGTAATTCACAATATTAATATCAAAACACTCATGTTTAGTACATGGATTTATAAGGAAAGCCTCCTCTCTTTCACGAAAGAAATTAATTGA